In Geminocystis sp. NIES-3708, a single window of DNA contains:
- a CDS encoding MBL fold metallo-hydrolase, whose amino-acid sequence MTKIKFKFNSLLIIFSIAILLFCTQSVLAHIIIPFDKQENSSTKVISAVPAIIAQKNLDNVKIEVYAVKNLYMLKGEGGNMLAYVGNDGIILIDSQLPSLSEKITEAMAKITRQPIRYLINTHYHFDHTGGNENFAKNGAMIIAHDNVIKQMKVPHTYEVLGMNIPVSSNQALPRITFNDQTSLNLNDNPINAFHVPPAHTDGDIVIHFPQQNLIHTGDLFFNGMYPFIDTGVGGSVQGMIKAIDKILLLCDDQSIIIPGHGEIASPKDLMAFQDMLKTVNERVKEGITKNMTLSDLIEAKTLADLDETWGKGFLNSNQFLTIAYNGLSQK is encoded by the coding sequence ATGACTAAGATCAAGTTTAAGTTTAACTCTTTACTAATTATTTTCAGTATAGCTATTCTTTTGTTTTGTACACAAAGTGTTTTAGCTCATATAATCATACCTTTTGATAAACAAGAAAATTCCTCAACAAAAGTAATATCAGCTGTACCGGCAATTATTGCTCAAAAAAATTTGGATAATGTCAAAATAGAGGTTTATGCGGTAAAAAATCTCTATATGTTGAAGGGAGAGGGGGGAAATATGTTGGCATATGTTGGCAATGATGGAATTATCTTAATAGATAGTCAACTTCCTTCATTATCTGAAAAAATCACAGAGGCAATGGCAAAAATTACTCGTCAACCCATTCGTTACCTTATCAATACCCATTATCATTTTGATCATACGGGAGGAAATGAAAACTTTGCTAAAAATGGTGCGATGATTATTGCCCATGATAATGTCATTAAACAGATGAAAGTTCCTCATACTTATGAAGTTTTAGGAATGAATATTCCCGTATCGAGTAATCAGGCTTTACCGAGAATTACTTTTAATGATCAAACTTCTTTGAATCTTAATGATAATCCCATTAATGCTTTTCATGTTCCCCCTGCACACACTGATGGAGATATAGTAATTCATTTTCCTCAACAAAATTTGATTCATACGGGAGATTTATTCTTTAATGGTATGTATCCTTTTATTGATACAGGTGTTGGTGGTTCAGTACAGGGTATGATTAAAGCCATTGATAAAATATTGTTATTATGCGATGATCAATCTATTATTATCCCTGGTCATGGAGAAATTGCCAGTCCTAAAGACTTAATGGCTTTTCAAGATATGCTAAAAACTGTCAATGAAAGGGTTAAAGAGGGTATTACAAAGAATATGACATTGTCAGATTTAATTGAAGCCAAAACTTTAGCGGATTTAGATGAGACTTGGGGTAAAGGATTTTTAAATTCTAATCAGTTTTTAACTATTGCTTATAACGGGTTAAGTCAAAAATAA